The following are from one region of the Capsicum annuum cultivar UCD-10X-F1 chromosome 1, UCD10Xv1.1, whole genome shotgun sequence genome:
- the LOC107874544 gene encoding protein NDR1 — MSDYDFSSSRTSCACHCVKLIVSLGVLALILWLSLRTTKPKCSIGDVYVRGLDKSVNSNNNMTRRDNHVSFQLNLKNEMKDKSIRYNDITLNFYYGTNTSYPIGNYTFDGFKQGKDKEASKSGMIEAHNMPWDDAIKAVSNGSKATFRVDIEVIDDCLVLSKDAKGWRIPSRRVKGPWQRQTKAKEEPGEAWEVHVPKVRLTCSSRCQTVASTCHLRSRCAPYLLEQMQSGLTCFFCYK, encoded by the exons ATGTCGGATTACGACTTTTCTTCATCTAGGACCTCATGTGCTTGTCATTGTGTCAAACTCATAGTGAGTTTAGGTGTCCTAGCTTTGATCCTATGGCTAAGTCTACGTACCACAAAGCCTAAGTGTTCCATCGGAGATGTTTACGTTCGAGGCCTTGATAAATCGGTCAACTCCAACAACAACATGACTAGACGTGACAACCATGTATCATTTCAACTCAATTTGAAGAATGAAATGAAGGACAAAAGCATTCGTTACAATGATATTACACTTAATTTCTACTATGGTACAAATACAAGTTACCCTATAGGTAAttatacatttgatggatttaaaCAAGGTAAAGATAAAGAAGCTTCTAAAAGTGGCATGATTGAGGCACATAATATGCCATGGGATGATGCAATTAAGGCTGTTTCAAATGGATCAAAGGCAACATTTAGAGTTGAT ATAGAGGTAATTGACGACTGCTTAGTGCTATCAAAAGATGCCAAAGGATGGAGAATACCTTCAAGGAGGGTCAAGGGACCTTGGCAACGTCAAACAAAAGCAAAAGAAGAGCCGGGAGAAGCATGGGAGGTACATGTGCCCAAAGTGCGCCTGACCTGCTCAAGCAGATGCCAAACAGTGGCATCTACATGTCATCTGCGCTCAAGGTGTGCCCCATATCTGCTTGAGCAGATGCAAAGCGGGCTGACTTGTTTCTTTTGTTACAAATGA